One Mycolicibacterium sarraceniae genomic window carries:
- a CDS encoding cyclopropane mycolic acid synthase family methyltransferase, translated as MARRLQPHFEDVQAHYDLSDDFFRLFLDPSQTYSCAYFERDDMTLEQAQLAKIDLALGKLGLQPGMTLLDVGFGWGTTMLRALEKYDVNVIRLTLSKNQRDHVEQVFAECESSRGKRIELKGWEEFNEPVDRIVSIGAFEHFGFDRYDDFFAMAYRALPADGVMLLHTITSFTFERMAQMKVPLTFEAARFAKFMLTEIFPGGRLPTAEKVEDHSTRAGFTLTRVQSLQPHYARTLDCWAEALKTNREKAIDAQSEEVYERYMKYLIGCARGFQVGYIDVNQFTLEKQAQNTHG; from the coding sequence ATGGCCAGACGGCTGCAACCTCATTTCGAGGACGTACAAGCCCACTACGACTTATCCGACGATTTCTTCCGGCTCTTTCTGGATCCGTCCCAGACCTACAGCTGCGCGTATTTCGAACGCGATGACATGACGTTGGAACAGGCCCAACTCGCCAAAATCGACCTGGCGCTGGGCAAGCTGGGCTTGCAGCCCGGCATGACGCTACTGGATGTCGGCTTCGGGTGGGGCACCACGATGCTGCGCGCTCTGGAAAAGTACGACGTCAATGTCATCCGACTCACGCTGTCGAAAAACCAGCGCGACCACGTCGAGCAGGTTTTCGCCGAGTGCGAGAGTTCACGCGGCAAGCGCATCGAGCTCAAAGGCTGGGAAGAGTTCAACGAGCCCGTCGACCGGATCGTGTCGATCGGAGCCTTCGAACATTTCGGATTCGATCGCTACGATGACTTTTTCGCGATGGCCTATCGGGCGTTGCCCGCCGACGGCGTGATGCTGCTGCACACGATCACGTCCTTCACGTTTGAGCGGATGGCGCAGATGAAGGTCCCGCTCACGTTCGAAGCGGCACGCTTCGCGAAGTTCATGCTCACCGAGATCTTCCCGGGCGGCCGGCTGCCGACTGCCGAGAAGGTCGAGGACCATTCGACCAGGGCGGGCTTTACGCTCACCCGGGTCCAATCGTTGCAGCCGCACTATGCGCGCACTCTGGATTGTTGGGCAGAAGCGTTGAAGACCAACCGGGAGAAGGCAATCGACGCGCAGTCGGAAGAGGTGTACGAGCGGTACATGAAGTACCTCATAGGATGTGCCCGCGGCTTCCAGGTCGGGTACATCGACGTCAACCAGTTCACGCTTGAGAAGCAGGCCCAGAACACGCACGGTTAA
- a CDS encoding ROK family protein, producing the protein MSVLALDIGGTKIAAGLVDTDGQLQYATRQPTPHSDDPEQVWAAAQRAIADTLAEASGAVDGVGISSGGPVHLPNGAVSPINIPAWQDFPIVERVAAAVPGVQVRLAGDGLCMALGEHWRGAGQGAAFLLGMVVSTGIGGGLVLDGAPYHGRTGNAGHVGHVNVDPDGPPCVCGARGCVEAIASGPHLAAWARTQGWVGADAKELADAAATGNDIALQAFHRGARAIAAMIASVGAVCDLDLVVVGGGVAQAGPLLFDPLRAELRNYTGLDFLSGLSVVPATLGGEAGLVGAAALLR; encoded by the coding sequence ATGAGTGTCTTAGCCCTGGACATCGGCGGGACAAAAATCGCCGCCGGGCTCGTCGACACCGACGGGCAGCTGCAGTACGCAACCCGCCAGCCCACCCCGCATAGTGACGACCCCGAACAGGTGTGGGCCGCCGCCCAGCGGGCGATCGCTGACACCCTCGCCGAGGCCAGCGGCGCGGTTGACGGCGTCGGTATCTCGTCCGGTGGGCCCGTTCACTTGCCCAACGGAGCCGTTAGCCCCATCAACATTCCCGCCTGGCAGGACTTCCCGATCGTCGAGCGGGTGGCTGCCGCCGTCCCCGGCGTGCAGGTGCGCCTGGCGGGCGACGGACTGTGCATGGCGTTGGGTGAGCACTGGCGCGGAGCCGGGCAGGGCGCGGCGTTCCTGCTCGGCATGGTGGTGTCGACCGGGATCGGCGGCGGACTGGTCCTCGACGGCGCGCCCTATCACGGGCGAACCGGTAATGCCGGCCACGTCGGGCACGTCAACGTCGATCCCGACGGACCGCCGTGTGTGTGCGGTGCCCGGGGTTGCGTGGAGGCGATCGCCAGCGGTCCGCACCTGGCCGCCTGGGCGCGCACGCAGGGCTGGGTCGGCGCCGACGCCAAGGAGCTCGCCGATGCCGCCGCGACCGGGAATGACATTGCGCTGCAAGCATTTCACCGCGGAGCGCGCGCGATCGCGGCGATGATCGCCTCGGTGGGTGCGGTCTGCGACCTAGACCTTGTGGTCGTCGGCGGCGGCGTGGCTCAGGCCGGACCGCTGTTGTTCGACCCGCTGCGCGCGGAGCTGCGGAACTACACCGGACTCGATTTCCTGTCCGGACTGAGCGTGGTGCCCGCCACGCTGGGCGGGGAAGCCGGACTGGTCGGTGCGGCCGCGCTGCTGCGCTGA
- a CDS encoding ABC1 kinase family protein, translated as MNSTKHREVAKLDRVPLPVEAARMGTTGWQITRTGARVLGTLPGRGRWQDKVIKQIPQTFADLGPTYVKFGQIIASSPGAFGEGLSREFRSLLDSVPPADTAEVHKLLKQELGGDPADLFATFDEQPFASASIAQVHFATLHSGEDVVVKIQRPGIRRRVAADLQILKRFAQLVELAKLGRRLSAQDVVADFADNLAEELDFRIEAQSMEAWVSGLHGSPLGRNIRVPQVHWEFTSERVLTMERVHGVRIDDVKAVRAKGFDGTELVKALLFSTFEGGLRHGLFHGDLHAGNLLVDNDGHIVFLDFGIMGRIDPRTRWLLRELVYALLVKKDHASAGKIVVLLGAVGTTKPEKEAAKDLEAFAAPLSLKTLGDMSYADIGKQLSTLADAYDVKLPRELVLIGKQFLYVERYMKLLAPKWQMMNDPQFSGYFANFMVEVSREHQSDVEV; from the coding sequence ATGAATTCGACCAAACATCGCGAAGTAGCCAAGCTTGATCGCGTTCCGTTGCCGGTCGAGGCTGCCCGAATGGGGACCACCGGCTGGCAGATCACCCGTACCGGCGCGCGCGTGCTCGGCACACTGCCGGGGCGTGGACGCTGGCAGGACAAGGTCATCAAGCAGATTCCGCAGACCTTCGCCGACCTCGGCCCCACCTACGTCAAATTCGGTCAGATCATCGCCTCCAGCCCGGGTGCGTTCGGCGAAGGGCTGAGCCGGGAGTTCCGCAGCCTGCTCGACTCGGTGCCGCCGGCCGACACCGCCGAGGTCCACAAGCTGCTCAAGCAAGAGCTCGGCGGCGATCCGGCCGATTTGTTCGCCACGTTCGACGAGCAGCCATTCGCGTCGGCCTCGATCGCCCAGGTGCATTTCGCCACCCTGCACAGCGGCGAGGACGTCGTCGTCAAGATCCAGCGGCCGGGCATCCGCCGCCGGGTGGCCGCCGACCTGCAGATCCTGAAGCGCTTCGCTCAGCTCGTCGAGCTGGCCAAGCTGGGCCGGCGGCTGTCGGCCCAGGACGTGGTCGCCGATTTCGCCGACAACCTCGCCGAGGAGCTCGACTTCCGCATCGAAGCGCAGTCGATGGAGGCCTGGGTGTCGGGCCTGCACGGTTCGCCGCTCGGGCGCAACATCCGGGTGCCACAGGTGCACTGGGAGTTCACCAGCGAGCGGGTCCTGACCATGGAGCGGGTGCACGGCGTGCGCATCGATGACGTCAAGGCGGTCCGGGCGAAGGGTTTCGACGGCACCGAACTGGTGAAGGCGCTGTTGTTCTCCACCTTCGAGGGCGGCCTGCGGCACGGCCTGTTCCACGGCGACCTACACGCCGGCAACCTCCTGGTCGACAACGACGGTCACATCGTGTTCTTGGACTTCGGCATCATGGGCCGGATCGACCCGCGGACCCGCTGGCTGCTGCGTGAGCTGGTGTACGCGCTGCTGGTCAAGAAGGATCACGCCTCGGCGGGCAAGATCGTCGTGCTGCTCGGGGCCGTCGGCACCACCAAGCCCGAAAAGGAGGCCGCCAAGGACCTTGAGGCGTTTGCTGCCCCACTATCGCTGAAGACGCTCGGGGACATGTCGTATGCCGATATCGGTAAGCAGTTGTCGACGCTCGCAGACGCCTACGACGTCAAGCTGCCGCGCGAGCTGGTGCTCATCGGCAAACAGTTTCTGTACGTCGAGCGCTACATGAAGCTGCTGGCGCCCAAATGGCAGATGATGAACGACCCGCAATTCTCCGGGTACTTCGCCAACTTCATGGTCGAGGTCAGCCGCGAGCACCAGAGCGACGTCGAGGTCTGA
- a CDS encoding alpha/beta fold hydrolase → MEIRTGTASVGDDLKLYFEDMGNSSDPAVLLIMGLGAQLLLWRNGFCEKLVDQGYRVIRYDNRDVGLSSKLHGQRAGGGLVPNLVRSYLGRPSPSVYTLEDMADDAAALLDHLGLDRAHVVGASMGGMIAQIFAARHSRRTNALGIIFSSNNSALLPPPAPRALLSLITGPAPDSPREVIIENSIRVGKIIGSPGYPVSEEKARADAIEAYERAHYPQGIARHFGAVLGSGSLKRYDRQISAPTVVIHGRADKLMRPSGGRSIASAIPNARLVLFDGMAHDLPEALWDDVVGELKTTFVEVG, encoded by the coding sequence ATGGAGATTCGCACCGGCACGGCTTCCGTTGGCGACGACCTGAAGCTGTACTTCGAGGACATGGGCAATTCCAGCGACCCGGCGGTTCTGCTCATCATGGGGCTCGGCGCCCAACTTCTGTTGTGGCGTAACGGTTTCTGCGAGAAATTGGTCGACCAGGGCTACCGGGTGATCCGCTACGACAACCGTGACGTGGGGTTGTCCTCCAAACTGCACGGCCAGCGCGCCGGTGGTGGCCTGGTGCCCAACCTGGTGCGCTCGTATCTCGGGCGGCCCAGCCCGTCGGTCTACACGCTCGAGGACATGGCTGACGACGCCGCAGCGCTCCTCGATCATCTCGGGCTCGACCGCGCCCATGTGGTCGGGGCGTCGATGGGCGGGATGATCGCGCAGATCTTCGCCGCGCGGCACAGCCGTCGAACCAACGCACTGGGAATCATTTTCTCGTCCAACAACTCTGCGCTGCTGCCACCTCCGGCACCGCGGGCCTTGCTGTCACTGATCACCGGCCCGGCGCCGGACTCGCCTCGCGAGGTGATCATCGAAAACTCGATCCGGGTCGGCAAGATCATCGGCAGCCCCGGCTATCCGGTGTCCGAGGAAAAGGCCCGCGCCGACGCCATCGAGGCCTACGAGCGCGCCCACTATCCACAGGGCATCGCAAGACATTTCGGCGCCGTACTGGGCAGCGGCAGCCTCAAGCGCTACGACCGCCAGATCAGCGCGCCGACCGTCGTCATCCATGGCCGCGCCGACAAGTTGATGCGCCCGTCCGGCGGCCGCTCGATCGCATCGGCCATCCCCAACGCCCGACTGGTCCTGTTCGACGGCATGGCGCACGATCTGCCAGAGGCGCTGTGGGACGACGTCGTGGGCGAGCTGAAGACCACATTTGTCGAGGTCGGCTAG
- a CDS encoding endonuclease/exonuclease/phosphatase family protein encodes MRIATFNILHGRSLDDGRVDPARLSACIRRLNPDVLALQEVDVDQPRSSRADLTALAAEAMGAASHRFVAAIAGTPGATWMAATGREQRGTAAYGIALLSRYPAISWQVLRLPRIPVKDEPRAAMAAQLDTPLGILTVVNTHLSFVPGWNRVQLNHLMRDVRDLPGPRVVMGDLNTSAALGRRTRLRPLAAAPTFPVRCPDRQLDHILTDHDDLVVTEAYTPVLPISDHRPLVIDVSLRAGAVGP; translated from the coding sequence ATGCGCATCGCCACGTTCAACATCCTGCACGGGCGAAGCCTGGACGACGGTCGGGTCGACCCGGCGCGGTTGTCGGCATGCATCCGCCGCCTCAACCCCGATGTGCTGGCCCTGCAGGAGGTCGATGTCGATCAGCCGCGCTCGTCGCGGGCAGATCTCACCGCGCTGGCGGCCGAAGCGATGGGCGCCGCGTCTCACCGGTTCGTCGCCGCCATCGCCGGTACGCCGGGGGCGACATGGATGGCGGCCACCGGCCGCGAACAACGGGGCACCGCGGCCTACGGGATCGCCCTGCTGTCGCGTTATCCGGCGATCTCGTGGCAGGTGCTGCGGCTGCCACGAATTCCCGTCAAAGACGAGCCCCGGGCGGCCATGGCCGCTCAACTGGACACCCCGTTAGGGATTCTGACCGTGGTCAACACCCACTTGTCGTTCGTGCCCGGCTGGAACCGCGTTCAGCTCAACCATCTGATGCGAGATGTGCGTGACCTGCCCGGGCCGCGGGTGGTGATGGGCGATCTCAATACGTCGGCCGCGCTGGGCCGGCGGACGCGCCTGCGCCCGCTGGCCGCCGCGCCGACCTTTCCCGTGCGATGTCCGGACCGTCAGCTCGACCACATCCTCACCGACCATGACGACCTGGTCGTCACCGAGGCGTACACACCCGTTCTGCCGATCTCGGATCATCGCCCGCTCGTGATCGACGTGTCGCTCCGCGCGGGAGCGGTTGGGCCGTAA
- the rplJ gene encoding 50S ribosomal protein L10 → MAKADKATAVADIAESFKEATATVVTEYRGLTVSNLAELRRSLGTETTYTVAKNTLVKRAASEAGVEGLDELFAGPTAIAFIKGEPVDAAKVIKKFAKDHKALVIKGGYMDGRALTVSEVERIADLESREVLLSRVAGALKAKQSQAAALFVAPASQVARLAAALQEKKASEGSAEPAA, encoded by the coding sequence ATGGCCAAGGCTGACAAGGCCACCGCGGTCGCCGACATCGCCGAGAGTTTCAAGGAGGCGACGGCCACCGTCGTCACCGAGTACCGCGGCCTGACGGTGTCCAATCTTGCCGAGCTGCGCAGGTCACTGGGCACAGAGACGACCTACACGGTTGCCAAGAACACCTTGGTGAAGCGTGCGGCGTCCGAAGCCGGTGTCGAGGGTCTCGACGAGCTGTTCGCCGGACCGACCGCCATCGCGTTCATCAAGGGTGAGCCCGTTGACGCCGCCAAGGTGATCAAGAAGTTCGCCAAGGACCATAAGGCGCTGGTCATCAAGGGCGGCTACATGGACGGTCGCGCGCTGACCGTGTCCGAGGTCGAGCGGATCGCCGATCTCGAGTCGCGCGAGGTGTTGCTGTCGCGCGTCGCCGGCGCACTGAAGGCCAAGCAGTCCCAGGCCGCGGCGCTGTTCGTGGCACCCGCGTCCCAGGTCGCTCGCCTGGCCGCAGCTCTGCAAGAGAAGAAGGCCTCAGAGGGTTCAGCAGAACCCGCCGCCTGA
- the rplL gene encoding 50S ribosomal protein L7/L12, with translation MAKLSTEELIDAFKELTLLELSEFVKVFEETFDVTAAAPVAVAAAGPAAGAPAEAAEEQSEFDVILEGAGEKKIGVIKVVREIVSGLGLKEAKDLVDGAPKPLLEKVTKEAADDAKAKLEAAGASVTVK, from the coding sequence ATGGCAAAGCTGTCCACCGAAGAACTGATCGACGCCTTCAAGGAACTGACCCTGCTCGAGCTCTCTGAGTTCGTGAAGGTGTTCGAGGAGACCTTCGACGTCACCGCCGCCGCCCCCGTCGCGGTCGCCGCTGCCGGCCCCGCCGCCGGTGCTCCCGCCGAGGCCGCTGAGGAGCAGTCGGAATTCGACGTCATCCTCGAAGGTGCCGGCGAGAAGAAGATCGGCGTCATCAAGGTCGTCCGCGAGATCGTCTCCGGCCTGGGCCTCAAGGAGGCCAAAGACCTCGTCGACGGCGCTCCCAAGCCGCTGCTCGAGAAGGTCACCAAAGAGGCCGCCGACGACGCCAAGGCCAAGCTCGAGGCCGCCGGCGCATCGGTCACCGTCAAGTAG
- a CDS encoding ABC transporter ATP-binding protein, with the protein MGIGIQVEGLTKSFGSQRIWEDVTFDIPAGEVSVLLGPSGTGKSVFLKSLIGLLRPERGKIIVDGTNIIECSAKELYEIRTLFGVMFQDGALFGSMSLFDNTAFPLREHTKKKESEIRQIVMEKLELVGLGGDETKFPGEISGGMRKRAGLARSLVLDPKIILCDEPDSGLDPVRTAYLSQLLIDINAQIDCTILIVTHNINIARTVPDNIGMLFRKHLVMFGPREVLLTSDEPVVRQFLNGRRIGPIGMSEEKDESTMAEEQALVDAGHHDGGVEEIVGVPPQLTVTPGMPVRDAVRRRQERVREILHTLPPAAQEAIRDDLEGTRKLPSHTFEGN; encoded by the coding sequence GTGGGTATTGGTATTCAGGTCGAGGGGTTGACGAAGTCGTTCGGTTCCCAACGGATTTGGGAGGACGTCACCTTCGATATCCCTGCTGGTGAGGTCAGCGTGCTGCTGGGCCCGTCGGGTACCGGTAAGTCGGTGTTCTTGAAGTCGCTGATCGGTCTGCTGCGTCCGGAGCGGGGCAAGATCATCGTTGATGGCACCAACATCATCGAGTGCTCGGCCAAGGAGCTTTACGAGATCCGCACGCTGTTCGGGGTGATGTTCCAGGATGGTGCGTTGTTCGGTTCGATGAGCCTGTTCGACAACACCGCCTTCCCCCTTCGTGAGCACACGAAGAAGAAGGAATCCGAGATCCGCCAGATCGTCATGGAGAAGCTCGAGCTGGTTGGTCTGGGCGGGGATGAGACGAAGTTCCCCGGTGAGATTTCTGGTGGTATGCGCAAGCGTGCCGGGTTGGCGCGGTCGCTGGTGCTCGACCCGAAGATCATCCTGTGCGATGAGCCGGACTCGGGTCTGGATCCGGTGCGTACCGCGTATCTGTCGCAGTTGTTGATCGATATCAACGCTCAGATCGACTGCACGATCTTGATCGTGACGCACAACATCAACATCGCCCGTACGGTGCCTGACAACATCGGCATGCTGTTCCGTAAGCATTTGGTGATGTTCGGCCCCCGTGAGGTGTTGCTGACCTCCGATGAGCCGGTGGTGCGTCAGTTCCTCAACGGCCGCCGGATCGGTCCGATCGGTATGTCGGAGGAGAAGGACGAGTCGACGATGGCCGAGGAGCAGGCCCTGGTCGATGCCGGTCACCACGATGGTGGTGTCGAGGAGATCGTGGGTGTGCCCCCGCAGCTGACGGTCACCCCGGGTATGCCGGTGCGCGATGCGGTCCGCCGCCGCCAGGAGCGGGTCCGCGAGATCCTGCACACCCTGCCCCCGGCCGCCCAGGAAGCCATCCGCGACGACCTCGAAGGCACGCGCAAACTGCCCAGCCACACCTTCGAAGGGAACTAA